A window of Loxodonta africana isolate mLoxAfr1 chromosome 3, mLoxAfr1.hap2, whole genome shotgun sequence genomic DNA:
GGTTCCCCTGTTTATAAACTCTGGAgccttaaaacaaaaccaaacaaaactaacccttCTGTGCTTCACTCTCCtcatcaataaaatattattggcTTTATATAGTAGGTTTTTTTATATAGTTGGTAGGAGGATTAGTTAAAAACCCTGTCAGTTCAAAGTTCTGTGAGTGTTATTACTATATACTTTATTTTTACAAAACAGAAAACCTCATTCTTGAAAAATGTTTTTTTGTGAATGCTCTCATGTCTCATAGTTTACTTTAAAATTCCCGTTGGTAcagaaatactttaaaaataattaagctactGCTTTAGGTTAAGAATGTTTGAGAATTAAAAATAAGGTAAAAACAAGTCTGATTTTGtattaaaggaaacaaaaacctgGTAGAATTAAGATTTTAGTTTCTATGGTATTTTCTATTGATCGTTTTTTCCTACTTATCAAACTAATACATTCTTATTGTAGAAGTACAGAAAAGTGTAAAGAATTTCACAGTTTCAAAATGCATTCTTTTTGCAGCTTCGAGATTGTATCCAAAAGACCTTGAATGAGTGGAGTTCGCAAATCAGCCCAGAATTGGTCAGGGTAAGTGCAATGGGAATGCAGAAATTGTGAATATCAAAGGAAATGTGAAGCTAAAGCAGGAAGTTAATTTCCTCTGTTTTGATAGGGAAATAAAATAGGGAATTGGCATAAAACTTCCTGTGGCTGATTTGAGGAGATGGTAGTATGGCCCAGTTGGCTTAAGCATAAAACAGAAAATCTGGATCCTTCAACCCTCAACTTGACAAGATACTAAGATTCTCTGTGCTTAGTTCCCATTACACTATTCCTCACCAGCAGTGCTTTGCTCCATTTTATATTTGGTCTAGTAGAGCAATTGTGGTTGGTAGATGGCTTTGGTAGAATATCACCCAATAATGTAGTCActagaaataatttttattttaaaatgtcggTTTCTGATGAAACAACAGAGAATTGTTTCTTTAAATGTTAGTATGTGACTATTATCATAAATGTTAATATACAAAACACCTGTCTGTAAACCACTCTTGGGAATCTAACTCAGCAAAAGGTTCCTAACAAATTACACAGGCTACTTTAAAAGTACGAAAGGAGATATGCTGGCAATACTTGTTCCCCTGGGCGTACTGCAAATTTATAACTGTAGGTGCTAAGCAGACATTGACAGTTGTGTTTTATCAATCTGTGTTTCTCTGAAATTACCATTTACTCTGTGCATGACTCTTAAACACATACCAAGCCTTCATTGTGTGCCAGGCCTTGTAATGCACGTAAGAATCATGGGAAAGGCCTCAGCTTTTACTTTGTTTTAATCTTGCAAACATGAGGTAATAAATTTCTGAGTAATATGTACTACCATTTTATCATGATCCTCGTGAATTGTTCATTATTAAACCCATTGGAATGGCCTTCACGTTTTTTCATTGCactcagaaaataaattttttgtcTAAAAATTTTTGTAATTAATGTAGAAAGTTTTTCACATATTACTCGGGATggataatatttattatttttcattggtttcttttgtaaataaaattaaacactggtggcgtagtggttaagagctacggctgctaacctttggtcagcagtttgaatccaccaggcgctccttggcaactcggaggcagttctgctctgtcctatagggtccctgtgagtcagaatcaacttgacggcagtgggtttggttatttttggtttGTGATAATGGTTCTAACTCCTCACATACTCCCACCccctttttgttatttttgttattttgctcATTCAGCCCTCTGAGTACTtgatcaaaacaaaacactttttcCAGAAAATGGACACATACACAggattttacttttatttcaggGCTTTGCAAACTTTGTGAAGCCCATCCGGACCTCAGGGGAAGAGCCCTGTCATCTTATGGGCTCCGTGCTTCTAAAGTGAAGGACTTTATTAGAAAATATTATAGTTAATCAGaaacatttaattttatattctaaatatcATGTGTTTATTATAGGAGTTTCCAGATGTCTTGGAATGTACTGTCTCTCATGCGATAGAAAAGATAAATCCCGatgaaagagaagaaatgaaaGTTTCTGGTAAAGTCCAGCCTTTACAGTTCATTTTGTTACACAATAGAAGTGATACCTTCAGGTTTTGTCAGGCATGGGAATAAGCCTTTCTCTGCCTCTGATAATGAGTGAATCTGTCACTAAGTGCAAGAAATACAAATATTCctttttaaacttaattttaaTGTCAACTCTAAATTAGGGAGTTATAGGAGTTCAGTGTTAGCTGCTTCAGTGGAGTCTGACTAGAACTTCAACTTGCTGCCTTTCACAATGTTTTCTTTAACTTGTGTGTCAGACTTCAGAGCAATAGAAAGATTAAGATgaaggaggtggaagggataaagGGAGGCTTAAGAGCAGTGTCCACCCAAAGCAGGCATGAGCGCTTCCTTCCTGGCTGGATACTGGTAACCAAAGACTAAGGTCACCTGGAATGGTCAAAAGAAGCCTGGGCAACAAGGTGCATGGCgagaaataaaaaacacattATATCACTTCAACAAATGTATTGAGTGACTGCTCCATTGCAGAAACTGCGTTAGGTTCAAAAACAAACCACAAGgaatacaaaaatgaaaagatgCGCTCTTCTTGCCATCAGCCTACAGTCAGCATCATGTCGTCATTAAAAGCTTGAGCTCTGGAGTTAGACGGACTAGACTGAGATTCCTGGGTGTGCAGATTACTCACCGATAGAATCTTAGGCtaacaagttatttaatctccctGAGCGTGTTTTCTCAACCGTCAAATGGGGATGCATCTGTTTCACAGGCTTCTTTTTAAATTGGTTGAAATAAGTCAGCTACAGCACTGAGCACGGTGCTTGGCACCAAGTTAGTGCTAGGTGATGGTGCTGGTTTTTGCTGCTGGGTCTCCCTTTGTGCCCCCTGCTTTGTGCCAGGTACTTGGCACTGTATGGTTGTATTTTCTCATAAAATTCTCAAAACAATCTTGCAGAGATTGCACAGGTGACATTAAAGAAGTTAAAAGTTGCCATACAGGTGGCTAGTAAGTGGTTAAGCCAGGAATACAGATTTGCTTGACTCCAAAACCCATTTCCAAACCCGAAAGCAACATTCTTTCTGTTGTTGGTTGCAATGCATCATGGTGTAGATCCCCCTTAGATCTCTTACAAGTTGTCCTCCAGTTCCAGTGGCCTTCAGGTTTTTGATAGGCATCAAAATTCTCCCCATATGAAAAGCTTTCATCTCGCTGCctatctaaaaattaaaaatgcctcATCTTTCAGAGAGAGAAGGCTATTTCAGACAGCATGAATTCAGGGCCAGGGAAATAGTGGTGGGAAGAATTTTCACAGAGGGTAGTTATGGGAGCTAAGGTTGGGCCCAAAGTGGTCATCTGGCCACCTGGTAGGGGTGCTGTGATGGTTTTCAAATAGGGAGGTAACGTAAGGAAAGCAATGTTTCAGGAAGATTATATAGCAGTAGAATGCAAGAGACAAATAACAAGAAATGTAATTCAGAGAAATTTTGTTGCATATGTTGAATGCCATATTTAATTcataaaaatgaacatttcagGTAATTTAAGATCTTTGTATATATATCTGATCTGCCTTCTGATACATGGGAAattaatatttactttttttgaCATACAGGTATTTGTTGGCAACTAGCATATAATAAGGAGTTACAACGGAAATATACTTTTatgtcataaaataaaaataatctgaaattacatgaataggaaaagaaaaatcattcaggattatgtgtcatcttggtaTTTTAGCCATATTAATAATATATTTGGTAGTTAAATGTGTCCCTAAATATAGAATCAGTaatcagttttgttttctttgttaccCAGCAAAGCTATTCATTGTAGGATCAAACTCTTCATCGTCAACCAGAAATGCAATTGACATGGGTAAGCCAACATTTAACTTTTTACATTAGTACCCTACCTACCCTGTCCATTGCCAttgcgttgattccaactcttagcaaccctacagggcagagtagaattgccgcatCGAGTTTCcacggctataatctttacgggagcagactgccacatctttttcctgcagagtggctggggggctcgaactgccaaccttttagttagcagctgagtgcttaaccactgtgccatcagggctcctaagtccaaaaaacctattgctgtcaagtcgattccaactcatagtaaccctataggacagagttaaactgccctgtagggtttccaagcttgtatatctttacggaagcaggttgccacatctttgtcccgaggagcagctggtgagtttgaaccaccaaccttttggttagcagccaagcacttaaacattgtgccaccagggctcctgggcttCTAAGTAGTGGACCTTAAATTAGTATAGGTGTGTTAGTTATAACTTGTGTCcaggtaaaaaagaaaatgagcaaaACTGTAGAGACaatgaaaagatcaacaatttGCCAGAGACtctgggaggggaggagagatgaGTAAGTGGAGCAgaaggcatttttagggcagtgaaacgaTTCTGTATGATGATACCTTAACGGTGGATATATGACATTATgcctttgtcaaaacccatataTAACTGTACAAtacagagtgaaccctaatgtaaactgtgGACTTTACTTAATAATAATGCATCAGTATTGGTTCATCATTTGTGACAACTGTACCACATCAATGAAAGATGTTAATTATGGAGGAAACTGTGAGAGGAGGGCTGTATGTGGGAACTCTGTACTTCCTGTACAATTTTTCTGTAGAcataaaactgctctaaaaaaaatgtttaatggagaaaaatgtgaatCGAACTGAAAAAATCAAAATGAGCTGATTCTAATTTCACCTTTTAAAGTTTTAGCCTagttgcctttatttatttatttattttttggcctGGTTTCTTAAGGCTTCTGTCAAATTATATTTGAATTATGTAGGATTATGTTTTGATATGTAAGGGGAACATAAGAGGTGTAACATATAACTGTTAATTACGTGTTTGGTGATACAGATTCTCCATAATCATATTCTTAACCTGTCCCTTTTAATACTATAGATGAAATGCCCCCTACCCCATGAAGCATTTGTTTTCAGCAGTCATTTGTGTTATTGTGATGTTATAGTTATTTGCTTTTAAAACATTTGTCCAGTATTTATATATGTTGAAAACTTGATTGGTTCCTGAATCTGTGGAGTGATCAGTAATTGCTTAAGATAGGCTCTTAAATTGTTTTTATAGAAATTAGGAAATATACCTCTTATTATAAGACCATAAATTTCAGCTTTTCAGACTCTTAGGTTTATTCTTTGCTATGACTACTAGTTACACAATATTAGGTCATAATTCTTATGATCAACCATGTGAGAAACTGGTGAGCAAGTAGAGCTGGAGAAGAAAATTTTATGACAATAAGGAAGCTGCCAAAAAATCCTGGGGCTGCTGTTCCCCAGAAAGAAGAGCCCATAATCACCGTGAGTTCCCTAGGAAAAAGGCAGGGCAACGAAACCCACTTGTCTGTGACAAAGAGCAAGTAGGTGAATGGCTGCTTACAAATTTTTAAACAAAGGAAATGTTCTAAATGATATGTAAATTATGAAACTGAATGAAATAATCTGTTGTATAGAAAACTATTGAATGACAGGGACAGAATTCAGTGGGATGCTTTGAGGACATTTATTTGTTGGGGTACTTCGAGGATCCCAGAAGCACTTGTTTTCGTGATGTAAAGAATGTTTGTCGTTCTTGCGTTTTCTTTTACGTCAGCCTGCTCGGTCCTTGGAGTTGCGCACCTGGACTCTGTCATCATTGCTTCTCCTCCTATTGAAGATGGCGTTCATCTTTCCTTGGAGCATTTGCAGCCTTACTGGGAGGAATTAGAAAACTTAGTGCAAAGCAAAAAGATTGTTGCTATTGGTACTTCTGATCTAGACAAAACACAGTTGGAGCAGCTGTACCAGTGGGCACAGGTAAAGGGCAGCCAGATTGTGAGCTCTCTGGGAAAGGATCCTACCACTGCTGTCTTTGCTGGTTGAGAGATTCAGCGGCATGCACATAGTGGACACTCACTGTGGGGTGACTGTTCCAAACATGGGACTTTGGAGACAGGCTTTATCTAAAGtatgagggtttttatttttcatgcCTAGTTGAACTTAACATTAATCCCATTTAAAATGAGTGACCAGGCACAccagaaaatgtgtgtcaaagcaTTCATAGCCAAATGAATTGACACCGTGTCCTTCAGTTTTACATATGTGATGAGAAATTGTGCTTTTCTTTAGGTACTACTAGGCCATGGCTCTGATTTCATGAGGGTATATCACGCATAACAAATATTTTGCCAACTGTGACTTCAAGAGGCAAGCCTCTTAGTTCATACAGCTTGATATGGATTAGGTGGAATTAATTAGTCACCCCCACTCTCTGGTCTAATAACCTACAGAGTTGTTAGAGGAGTTGCTTACTAGTattatacctttaaaaaaaacttactgtatttttctttatttcttttactttataCCCAGCCTTCTCCTTTTCAGAACTTTCAGACTTTcttatggacaggaagactctaAGAAAGTGTTCCCCCTTCTTCCTTGACTTGGTGATAGCCACAGTGTGGCCAAAATACTGCTGGAAAGACTTGGATGGTCTAGAATCTGTATATGAATTAGCCAGTGCAGCTATTAGAAGTTTTttaattcttctctttttataaatgTGCCTGATTAATAGCCGTATTTTATAACAGTTTAACCTTAAATGTACTTATCATATGCGTATGATTCTCTATACCTTTGAAGATACATATTTCCTCTGTAGCTGGAACCATCACACCTAGAAGCATGTTTGTTTTCCAAGGCCAATGTATTAGATTGACCAGTGGTTCCGGCGGGAGACGTTTTAACAATGTAGTGCTGAATTGGCTTTTCCCCCATGCCACAGCTATTTTTCCTGTTCCTGTTACCATTAATATGTGTTAGAAAAGCATACATTAATATATTCATGTAAAAGTACTTCACAAACTTTAAGCCATGTAGAATGTGATTTTTCCTAAGTCCTGAAATTGAGTCCTATTgctgtctgcttttttttttaactcaggtgAAATTCATGTAACGTAAAATTAACCATTTCAAAGTATACAGCTCAATggcatttagtatattcacaatgttgtgcagccatcacctctatctagttccaaaacactTTTACCACCCcatattgctttttatttttcatattagtTAACTTAATAGAGATatcatgattttatttttatttctaggtaAAACCAAATAGTAACCAAGTTAATCTTGCCTCCTGCTGTGTGATGCCACCTGATCTGACTGCATTTGCTAAACAATTTGACATACAGCTattgactcataatgatccaAAAGGTGAGAGTGATATTTTTGTTTATCAAGCTTGATATGGGCTTTTGTCTTACAAAAAGCTACTTGTTAAAATCTAGCATTTAATTGTGTACAGTGATAAACGTTCAATGCTGTTATCTAAAACTATTCTCAATGGTTAGTTCAAAACATAAGCCCTTATTttcaaaaagttttatttttgtctttatatCAATGGGGAAAAAAGTGAAGGGAAATTTTGCTGAGCTTCTAGCCTGTTGAAGTTAACGAATACAGGTAGTCTCCAAGTTACAAAGTATTCAAGTTACAATGAACTGCACTTACGACCATCTCGTTTTTTTGTCTGTGTGCATCTTTTCGTTAGTAATATGCACTATGTACCGTATTGCAGTGTGTAATTAGCTGATGTTAACATTACATAGGTGTAATGTTtctaacccccaaagacaaataaagatcagatttataaagatactgatagtgAGAgggaataataatgaaaactaaaagaaaaaaagagagttaTTCAACAGAACAGAGTAATCGTCAGAATGGGACCCTGTTGTAAGTCGGAGCCTATCTTACTAGCTGTATAGAAAAGATATCTTAAGGCATTCCAAATTGTATTATATATACACTTGACTAGTACAGCAAAGATTGGACCAAAGAGCCATTTAATTAAAGAGAGTAACTATCTAGAAAAAAAGGCAGATAAAATTTAATTTGAAACGTAAACGTATTAGGATAGTGATAATTAgacattttattattaatatcaaaGCATATATTTGGTGTTACTCAGaaacattgtttaatgagaatggCTTGTCTGCCTTCTATAGAATATTTATCATTTTACGAGATAAGTGGGGGGACTGAGAAGAGAATGTTTAACATGACTTGCAAAGATAAATGTTTCATTAGAGcctatataaaaagaaaacaaaaaccaaacccatcgccattgagtcaattctgactcatagcgacgctctaggacagagtagagctgccccaaaaggtttccagggagcagctggtggattcaaactgctgaccttttggttagcagcggagctcttaacctctgtgctaaTGAATCATTGTTGTGGCAGAATTTATTGCATACGTATATAAAGAGAGAGTTTTAATCTTGTTTTCTTTCTAAAGCCTTTGGTTAGAACGTGTAGGCTGATCCTGGGTAGACCATTAACAAATCTGCAGACACTTTGATCCCTAGTGAAGCAGCTCTCTTCAAAGATTTGTAGTGTTTACTCATGAGTTAACATAGTTGAATCAATTTTAAAAGTACGTAGTTAATGAGTAGCATAACTCATTAACTACGTcacattttttaattcttaagcAGTTGAGTTGTAAAACATTGAAGTTTCCTTGtcatctaaaataaaattttgtttgtaaATCCTTGAAGGCCTACCGCTGTTCTGAAATTTCCCTTTTTCTTTAGAAAGGGTTTATTTTCCAttactctggtggcatagtggttaagtgctacagctgctaaccaaagtgtcagcagttcgaatctgccaggcgctccttggaaaccgtatggggcagttctactctgtcctgtagggtcgctaggagttggaatcgactccacagcactgggttttgggttggcTTTGTCCTAGAAGCTGTGGTGACAGTGTAactaccaaaaacccaaaccaaacccatcactgtcaaGTCGTTTCTAACTCACAGGTAAAATTGTGAAGTAGGTGATCCGGACTTTAGAACCTTCCCTTTTTTATTTGCCTTACCCTTTCCCCTGCTCCCATTAAAACTAATCTGTATTATGTGTCATCTCCTTAGGGACTGCTTCTCTGTTAGACAATCTGATAAACAAATCCATAGTAATGTTACTTTTCCAAGGAAAATTTGAATCTGTTATGAAAACTACCATTTATTAGGTGTGCAACCTAACTTCTCTGCCACACTCTCCTACAAAGGGGATAATAGTATCTATCTCATGGGGTTAGCATGTGGACTAAATGAGTTACTACTTGGAAAGTACTCAGAAAAGTGCCTGGCGTGTGACAATAGTTAACATTTACTAACAGTTTACTATTAATGCTATTCAGGTATCACAGTAGGTCATTTGGGGCAGATGGGCTCTTTAAAACCGCTCAGAGCTGTTGCTCTCATGTCAATTCCAGCTCTtagtagccctataggacagagtagaactgccccgtagggtttccaaggctgtaatctttacagaagcagactgccacatcattctcctgcggagcggctggtggatttaaaccaccaacctgtcagttagcagctgggagctttaaccactgtaccaccagaactcctgatgggcctttttaaaaaaacaaaaaccaaacccattgccatcgagtcagttccaactcattgcaaccctatagtacTCTCAAGTCATACTGTGTAGGTGGTCACTAATTCCTATCTGTATGGTTAGTTCTGACCCCAGTGTAATCCTTCCGTATTGACTGATTTATTCAATAGatatttgagcacctactatgtgtcagacatTGTTCTGGTTACTAGACATATAGGACCAAGTCAGACAAATGCCATCCCTCCTGGAACTTATATTCTAATGGAAGGAAACAGACAATAAAATACACGCAAATGTGATATGTGTTGGTATATGATATGGAGGAAAATTAAGTTGGTTGAGGGAGAAGAAAGTGCCCAGTTAGCAGTTGTTGATTTATATCGTGCAGTCAGGGAAGCTTTTCTGCCAAGATAACGCTAATCAGAGACCCAAAAGAAGTACGACAGTGAGCCATACGGATGTCTAGAAGAGCGTTCAGGGAAGAGGGAGCAGTAGCTTCAGAGGCTCCAGGTGTGAATGCGCTGGAGGCTTTCAGGATCCAGCAAGGAGGTCAGTGAGGCTGGAGAAGCGGGAGTGAGGAGGGGAGtggtgagcatggcacaggaagGGTAGTAGAGGGCTGGAATACAAACATGGAATTAGAAATACCAAGGAAGCACAGATGAAAAGATACCACTgccaaagatttttaaaatgatgGCTGAAGCTTACAAAGATATGGTGACATTGGCAGTCACACATTATCAACTGCTGGTGGAAGTGTGAAGTACAGCCATTCTGCAAGCGGTTGGCAATATACTATGTATCAAGCCTTAAAAGTGACCTGTGGCCCTATCATTCCATATCCAGACATGAGTCTTAAggatgttcatcacagcattattcTCACTAGCGAAATATTAGGAAAAACCTCAATTTTTGACTAATAATAAATGTATAAATTATGTATGAAATACAGTACTTGgagaatttttaaatgttt
This region includes:
- the GCLM gene encoding glutamate--cysteine ligase regulatory subunit, translating into MGTDSHAAGALLARARTLHLQTGNLLNWGRLRKKCPSTHSEELRDCIQKTLNEWSSQISPELVREFPDVLECTVSHAIEKINPDEREEMKVSAKLFIVGSNSSSSTRNAIDMACSVLGVAHLDSVIIASPPIEDGVHLSLEHLQPYWEELENLVQSKKIVAIGTSDLDKTQLEQLYQWAQVKPNSNQVNLASCCVMPPDLTAFAKQFDIQLLTHNDPKELLSEASFQEALQESIPDIQAHEWVPLWLLRYSVIVKSRGIIKSKGYILQAKRRGS